In Candidatus Cloacimonadota bacterium, the following are encoded in one genomic region:
- a CDS encoding molybdopterin-dependent oxidoreductase — translation MNRFKVIILVAILLYMWSLALSIMIIDSSRQFTLEIEDLRQLELVDLETKRERGERIRTDNWQGVYLDQILQSLEVLEYDQIKIISYDNYQVRLTRQDLLDSKALIALRRNDEILDEDNIRLVVPGMRDMYWIDGIRTIETEGHHQSILPNYIFFAEDLLTRLEVIEDPEPFKRVQGIYFRDLITFVYPIQGEEFLLVGRDGVSHQLDFDTYLKNGVLIINDDDWHFRSPDMPAGMWIKSLAYVQFFDRAIIFRTQFNNLNEVAQLLEWSRIPELLWDDNQIAMPVDIDFSDPVWEGIGILRWRK, via the coding sequence ATGAATAGATTTAAAGTGATCATATTAGTTGCTATTTTGCTTTATATGTGGTCATTGGCTTTGTCGATTATGATAATAGACAGTTCCAGACAGTTTACCTTAGAGATTGAGGATTTAAGGCAATTAGAACTGGTTGATTTGGAAACTAAACGAGAACGTGGCGAGCGAATTAGAACTGATAATTGGCAAGGAGTCTATTTAGATCAGATACTACAATCATTAGAAGTTTTAGAATACGATCAGATAAAGATCATCTCTTATGATAATTATCAGGTTAGACTAACCAGACAGGATTTGCTAGATAGTAAAGCTCTGATAGCTCTTCGGAGAAATGATGAAATATTAGATGAAGACAATATCCGTCTGGTAGTACCCGGAATGCGTGATATGTATTGGATTGACGGGATCAGAACGATTGAAACAGAAGGACATCACCAATCAATATTGCCTAATTATATCTTCTTTGCCGAAGACCTGTTAACAAGATTAGAAGTAATTGAAGACCCGGAACCGTTTAAGAGGGTACAGGGTATTTATTTCAGGGATTTGATAACTTTCGTATATCCCATACAGGGAGAAGAATTTCTGTTAGTAGGCAGAGATGGTGTCTCTCATCAACTTGACTTCGATACATATCTCAAAAACGGAGTTCTGATAATTAATGATGATGACTGGCATTTTCGCAGTCCTGATATGCCGGCAGGAATGTGGATAAAATCCCTTGCCTATGTTCAGTTTTTTGACAGGGCGATAATTTTCCGCACACAGTTTAATAATCTGAATGAGGTTGCACAACTCTTAGAATGGAGCAGAATACCTGAGCTTCTCTGGGATGATAATCAAATTGCTATGCCGGTTGATATTGACTTTTCTGATCCGGTTTGGGAAGGGATAGGGATTTTACGATGGCGAAAATGA
- a CDS encoding MBL fold metallo-hydrolase — protein MMKYEKFILLKDFETNSYLLWDEESCEAMLIDPGAPGEKVISFIKDNKLILKYIVNTHGHGDHIGGNRYFKERFPDAKIGVHKADEMMLYKADLNLSLFYEQNTVSPSADIVLEDGMSLFLGKEEIKVIHTPGHTKGGAALLTGNYLFSGDTLFAENVGRTDLPGGSFAELAASIQKKLFILPEDTLVLPGHGDATTIGEEKSFNPYVGEE, from the coding sequence ATAATGAAGTATGAAAAATTCATTCTGTTAAAGGATTTTGAGACAAATAGCTATCTTCTCTGGGATGAAGAGAGTTGTGAAGCAATGCTGATAGATCCCGGTGCACCAGGAGAGAAAGTGATTAGTTTCATTAAAGATAACAAACTTATTCTAAAATACATAGTCAACACTCATGGGCATGGTGATCATATAGGAGGTAATCGTTATTTCAAAGAAAGATTTCCTGATGCTAAAATAGGTGTTCATAAAGCTGATGAGATGATGCTCTACAAGGCAGATCTTAATTTGAGTCTCTTTTATGAGCAAAACACTGTTTCACCATCTGCAGATATAGTTCTGGAAGATGGTATGTCTCTCTTTTTAGGGAAAGAAGAGATCAAAGTTATCCATACTCCGGGTCATACTAAAGGTGGGGCGGCACTGTTAACTGGTAACTATTTGTTTAGCGGAGATACCTTGTTTGCTGAGAATGTAGGAAGAACTGATCTTCCCGGTGGCAGCTTTGCAGAATTAGCAGCTTCTATTCAGAAAAAGCTATTTATACTTCCGGAGGATACGTTAGTGTTACCCGGGCATGGAGACGCAACCACCATAGGAGAAGAGAAGAGTTTCAATCCTTATGTTGGAGAAGAGTAA
- a CDS encoding T9SS type A sorting domain-containing protein: protein MKKLFLFMGFLLLTTNFLLASQMFVVGEVFTQTWCPYCPAARSALHQMYNQPETFPYFIPLIWQGDGPHPSPNYSGRGNLYGVSGIPHGQWGGTIAVVGGGTGTYGAYVNAHNQIVNTNSPIDLNLEISLNNQNQLVLNVDAVMTGNISTTNNNIIFILTYDLTSVMDPDYFASVKRYYQTSFPLTSTGQTGNYSHAFDIDPTWDLFKVTGVVIVQNLVNGNAVIHQAAKADFSQLTSMFSSNVQQGPPELHVQFYDFSFPAQDIESWAWDLNGDGTIDSTEQNPFFVYTEVGTYDVTLQIFDGTDTVELTMENYITVTSPDNVSGNVSGIWNPDHGVYYINDDITISDESYLILQPGVEVRSSNSAIIIEGSGYIYANAEDDDPITLTSDTNWKGIRIDSTIAENTFNNCMISKANQTAMIINNARVNIIGNTFYENSGAADPGAVKITNSENIVMRNNTFANNHSTNGIGAVDIYTSNFEVKNNLFVNNTGFFGSSFGIRSGSAIIFNNNTIANNEYLSSNGFHVFNHNSFLQIRNSIVRGEGSIISAFTGSSTLVEYSNITGGYSGVDNIDTDPLFENSTEGSGIEYNGLEAIWYLSDESPCIDAGNPAATYNDPEDPYNPGYAQYPAKGTIRNDMGAYGGSGTSYWVSVDDNLIVQPSVMNRIIAYPNPFNPTVNISLSQIEFSLDRPINLRIYNIRGQLVKTMLENELTNRTEFVWNGLDEENRAVPSGIYFIRFASDNLQVNHKVLLLK from the coding sequence ATGAAGAAGCTTTTCTTATTTATGGGGTTTCTTCTCCTAACAACAAACTTCTTGCTGGCATCGCAAATGTTCGTTGTGGGAGAAGTCTTCACTCAGACGTGGTGCCCCTATTGCCCAGCAGCGCGGTCGGCGTTGCATCAGATGTACAATCAACCAGAGACTTTCCCTTATTTTATCCCCCTAATTTGGCAAGGGGATGGACCTCATCCTAGCCCAAATTACTCAGGAAGAGGAAATTTATATGGAGTGTCCGGTATTCCACATGGACAATGGGGTGGTACTATAGCAGTTGTGGGCGGCGGAACAGGAACTTACGGCGCTTATGTTAATGCTCACAACCAAATTGTTAATACCAATAGTCCAATCGACCTAAATCTTGAAATATCACTAAACAATCAGAATCAGCTGGTTTTAAACGTTGATGCCGTTATGACCGGTAATATTTCAACAACCAACAATAACATTATCTTCATACTAACTTATGATCTGACCAGCGTAATGGATCCCGATTACTTTGCCTCAGTTAAAAGATACTATCAGACTAGTTTTCCTCTCACATCTACAGGGCAAACGGGAAATTATAGCCATGCCTTTGATATTGATCCGACATGGGATCTATTCAAAGTTACAGGTGTAGTAATAGTACAAAATCTTGTTAATGGTAATGCCGTAATCCATCAAGCAGCTAAAGCAGATTTTTCACAGCTTACATCCATGTTCTCCAGTAATGTGCAGCAAGGACCACCTGAGCTGCATGTACAATTCTATGACTTTTCATTCCCTGCTCAAGATATCGAATCATGGGCTTGGGATCTAAATGGTGATGGAACTATAGACAGTACAGAGCAAAATCCGTTTTTCGTTTATACGGAAGTCGGTACTTATGATGTAACCTTACAGATCTTTGACGGGACAGATACAGTCGAGTTAACAATGGAGAATTATATAACGGTTACCTCTCCGGACAATGTTTCTGGTAACGTTAGCGGGATATGGAATCCAGATCATGGTGTTTACTATATAAACGATGATATAACAATATCTGATGAATCATATCTGATCTTACAACCGGGTGTCGAAGTAAGGTCTTCGAACAGTGCTATAATTATTGAAGGGAGTGGCTATATATATGCCAATGCTGAAGATGATGACCCGATAACTTTGACTTCTGACACTAATTGGAAGGGAATACGTATAGATAGTACTATCGCTGAAAATACATTTAATAACTGTATGATATCTAAAGCAAATCAGACTGCGATGATCATTAACAACGCCCGGGTTAATATCATAGGAAACACTTTTTATGAAAACTCCGGTGCTGCTGATCCCGGAGCTGTCAAGATAACCAATTCTGAGAACATCGTTATGAGAAACAACACTTTTGCCAATAATCATAGTACTAACGGTATTGGAGCAGTAGATATCTATACTTCTAATTTTGAAGTAAAAAACAATCTCTTCGTTAATAACACAGGATTCTTTGGCTCTTCATTTGGGATCAGATCCGGTTCAGCGATTATCTTCAATAACAATACAATAGCTAATAACGAATATCTCTCAAGCAATGGATTCCATGTCTTTAATCACAACTCATTCCTACAGATAAGAAATTCTATCGTCAGAGGTGAAGGATCGATCATTTCTGCTTTTACCGGATCCAGCACCTTAGTAGAGTACAGTAATATAACCGGTGGTTATTCCGGAGTTGATAATATTGATACTGATCCACTCTTTGAAAACTCCACAGAGGGATCGGGAATTGAGTATAATGGTTTAGAGGCGATCTGGTATTTATCAGATGAATCACCATGTATAGATGCCGGTAACCCAGCAGCAACTTATAATGATCCCGAGGATCCTTATAATCCGGGTTACGCTCAATACCCAGCTAAAGGAACTATTCGAAACGATATGGGTGCTTACGGTGGATCAGGTACTTCTTACTGGGTCAGTGTTGACGACAACTTAATTGTTCAACCATCAGTAATGAATAGGATTATTGCCTATCCTAACCCCTTCAATCCGACAGTAAATATCTCACTGAGTCAAATTGAATTTTCACTTGACAGACCTATAAACTTAAGAATTTATAATATCAGAGGTCAGTTAGTGAAAACGATGCTTGAAAATGAGTTAACAAACCGAACAGAATTCGTTTGGAACGGCTTAGATGAAGAAAACAGAGCTGTTCCATCAGGGATTTACTTCATTCGTTTCGCATCTGACAATCTACAGGTGAACCATAAAGTATTATTACTGAAATAA